In Gemmatimonadales bacterium, the following are encoded in one genomic region:
- a CDS encoding MFS transporter, with product MPSSSSGSGSSLIPPTVKGLSAVSLFNDVASEMVYPLLPAFVVGTLGGGPLVLGLLDGAADLTSAALKIVSGRLADRPGWRGPLILIGYATAVLVRPLIAVAGAAWQVVGFRVIDRVGKGLRTPPRDALIAAVTPEPQRGRAYGFHRGADHAGAVLGSLAAWYLLTRGVEVPRVIAWSAAPGLAAFLILAVVLPRSRGSRARASDSPIPDVDASGRVFWTPVTALAAITFFRLPETLLLLRLQQRGVAVALVPLVWAGLHVVRSASSYPGGWISDRLGPRGAVAAGGVLFAAVAGVLGGPLAPVAAVVAFLALGLVAGLTESAERALVARLAPIRTGRGFGAYHALTGVVALPAGLAFGALYQSVGGPGALWVSAAGMLAAVVAWLLVSPSRGERGT from the coding sequence TCGTGGTGGGCACGCTGGGAGGCGGGCCGCTCGTCCTCGGGCTGCTGGATGGCGCGGCGGATCTGACCTCGGCGGCACTCAAGATAGTGAGCGGCCGGCTGGCCGACCGGCCAGGCTGGCGCGGGCCGCTCATCCTGATCGGATACGCCACCGCCGTCCTGGTGCGCCCGCTGATCGCGGTGGCGGGGGCGGCGTGGCAGGTGGTCGGCTTCCGGGTGATCGATCGCGTGGGCAAGGGCCTCCGCACCCCTCCCCGGGACGCGCTCATCGCAGCGGTCACGCCGGAGCCGCAGCGGGGCCGGGCGTACGGCTTTCACCGCGGGGCGGACCACGCTGGCGCCGTGCTGGGCTCGCTCGCGGCCTGGTACCTGCTCACCCGGGGGGTCGAGGTGCCACGGGTGATCGCCTGGAGCGCCGCGCCGGGCCTGGCGGCTTTCCTCATCCTTGCGGTGGTGCTGCCCCGGAGCCGGGGATCGCGCGCGCGGGCGTCGGATTCGCCGATACCTGACGTCGACGCCTCCGGCCGGGTGTTCTGGACACCGGTCACGGCGCTCGCCGCCATCACCTTCTTCCGGCTTCCCGAGACTCTGCTCCTGCTCCGGCTACAGCAGCGCGGTGTGGCCGTGGCGCTGGTTCCCCTGGTCTGGGCGGGGCTTCACGTGGTGCGGAGCGCCAGCTCGTATCCCGGCGGCTGGATATCCGACCGGCTGGGGCCGCGCGGTGCGGTGGCTGCGGGCGGAGTGCTGTTCGCGGCGGTGGCCGGGGTGCTGGGCGGGCCGCTCGCGCCGGTGGCGGCAGTTGTGGCGTTCCTCGCCCTGGGCCTGGTGGCCGGGCTCACCGAATCGGCGGAGCGGGCGCTGGTGGCGCGGCTGGCCCCGATCAGGACCGGCCGGGGTTTCGGCGCGTACCATGCCCTCACGGGTGTGGTCGCACTTCCGGCCGGTCTGGCGTTCGGCGCGCTCTATCAGTCGGTCGGCGGCCCGGGAGCGCTCTGGGTCTCCGCCGCGGGCATGCTCGCGGCGGTGGTCGCCTGGCTCCTGGTCTCGCCCTCTCGGGGAGAACGTGGCACGTGA
- a CDS encoding mechanosensitive ion channel family protein, protein MNPIIRIPEALLEPQSLIGAVVYAVLLVLLASVLARTLRGTVDRLLARDEHGHIDRTVASFLTQLGQIAIFIVALTVYAHIIPELQRVGTALLAGVSIASVVIGLAAQNTLGNLIAGLSLLLYRPIRLDDLVQVTTPAGPETGIVEQLTLGYTLLRTADDRRIVVPNSTMASQVTVNLNTWNLQAMAIVPVGIAADEDVDAVRHVLLAIGAGHPRVDRVIDCPVRPHGESGVVLSLRVWCADSQAAVQVRRELAERIREQLDTRGVPATIFTPPREPARPAA, encoded by the coding sequence GTGAATCCCATCATCCGCATTCCCGAAGCGCTGCTCGAGCCGCAGAGTCTCATCGGGGCCGTGGTGTACGCGGTGCTCCTGGTGCTGCTGGCGAGCGTGCTCGCACGGACGCTCCGGGGCACGGTCGACCGGCTGCTCGCCCGGGACGAGCACGGCCACATCGACCGGACCGTCGCGAGCTTCCTGACCCAGCTGGGGCAGATCGCCATCTTCATCGTGGCGTTGACGGTATACGCCCACATCATCCCCGAGCTGCAGCGGGTGGGCACGGCGCTGTTGGCGGGCGTGAGCATCGCGTCCGTGGTCATCGGACTGGCGGCCCAGAACACCCTGGGGAATCTGATCGCGGGACTGTCGCTGCTGCTCTATCGCCCGATCCGGTTGGACGATCTGGTGCAGGTGACGACGCCGGCGGGCCCGGAGACCGGCATCGTCGAGCAGCTCACCCTCGGCTATACGCTGCTCCGCACCGCGGACGACCGCCGGATCGTGGTGCCCAACAGTACCATGGCCTCTCAGGTCACGGTGAACCTGAACACCTGGAACCTCCAGGCCATGGCGATCGTGCCGGTCGGCATCGCCGCGGACGAGGATGTCGATGCAGTCCGCCACGTGCTGCTCGCCATCGGCGCCGGCCATCCGCGGGTCGATCGGGTGATCGACTGCCCGGTGCGGCCGCACGGTGAATCCGGCGTGGTGCTGAGCCTGCGGGTCTGGTGTGCGGACAGCCAGGCCGCCGTCCAGGTGCGGCGCGAGCTCGCCGAGCGCATCCGCGAGCAGCTCGACACCCGGGGAGTTCCGGCCACCATCTTCACCCCACCCCGGGAGCCGGCCCGACCGGCCGCCTGA
- a CDS encoding YbdD/YjiX family protein: protein MRAEMRELLRAFRRVMGMPDYQAHLEHLRRCHPDRPPPSEREYFDQFVRTRYGDGPTRCC from the coding sequence ATGCGGGCTGAGATGAGAGAGCTGCTGCGAGCCTTCCGACGGGTGATGGGCATGCCGGATTATCAGGCGCACCTGGAGCACCTCCGCCGCTGCCATCCCGACCGTCCGCCGCCCAGCGAGCGGGAGTACTTCGACCAGTTCGTGCGGACCCGCTACGGCGACGGCCCCACCCGCTGCTGCTGA
- a CDS encoding carbon starvation CstA family protein — protein MPSRLAWALVALVGAAGWGMLALHRGETISAAWLVLAAVGTYLVAFRFYSRFLADRVFQLDDRRATPAERLANGRDFVPTSRWVLFGHHFAAIAGAGPLVGPVLAAQFGYLPGTIWIVFGVVLAGAVQDFVILFASTRRDGKSLGQMAKEETGPVTGMLAMLAVLAIMVILLAVLALVVVNALKDSPWGVFTILCTIPIAVLMGFWMKVWRPGRTIEASLGGVALLLLALVGGRYVAASPTLAPYFTHSGLTIAYGIIIYGFIASVLPVWMLLCPRDYLSTFMKIGTILLLAAGILLVLPPLKLPAMTRFIDGTGPVFAGKLFPFAFITIACGAISGFHALVSSGTTPKMLVRESDARYIGYGGMLMESFVAIMALTAAALLDPGIYFAINAPLATLGGNVQSAAEVIRGWGFTVSPDQITGLAAEVGEKTLLGRSGGAPSLAVGMAQILSGAFGRTLMALWYHFAIMFEALFILTTVDTGTRVGRFMFQELAGHLWAPLGRTSWYPGSIMASAIIVAGWGYFLVQGVLDPLGGINSLWPLFGISNQLLAAVALCVGTTVLIKGGKARYAWVTLMPLAWVLAVTLTAGWQKVFAADPRLGFLSQAALTAGQVAAGTIEPGRGARLIFNARLDAAAALVFMVVTVLVVLASAREWILVLTNRRPQVAKESPFVETAYAG, from the coding sequence ATGCCCTCACGATTGGCGTGGGCGCTCGTCGCCCTGGTTGGCGCGGCCGGTTGGGGGATGCTCGCCCTGCATCGCGGGGAGACGATCAGCGCCGCCTGGCTGGTCCTCGCCGCCGTCGGCACCTATCTCGTCGCCTTCCGCTTCTACAGCCGCTTCCTGGCCGATCGCGTCTTTCAGCTGGACGACCGCCGCGCCACGCCGGCCGAGCGCCTGGCCAACGGCCGGGACTTCGTTCCGACCTCGCGCTGGGTCCTGTTCGGGCACCACTTCGCCGCGATCGCCGGCGCGGGACCGCTGGTCGGCCCCGTACTCGCCGCCCAGTTCGGCTACCTGCCGGGAACGATCTGGATCGTGTTCGGCGTGGTGCTCGCGGGCGCGGTACAGGACTTCGTGATCCTGTTCGCCTCCACCCGCCGGGACGGCAAGTCGCTCGGCCAGATGGCGAAGGAGGAGACCGGGCCGGTGACCGGCATGCTGGCCATGCTCGCCGTGCTGGCGATCATGGTCATCCTGCTGGCCGTACTCGCGCTGGTGGTGGTGAATGCGCTCAAGGACAGTCCCTGGGGCGTGTTCACCATCCTCTGCACCATCCCGATCGCGGTGCTGATGGGCTTCTGGATGAAGGTCTGGCGTCCGGGACGGACCATCGAGGCCTCGCTCGGCGGCGTGGCGCTCCTGCTGCTGGCGCTGGTCGGCGGTCGTTACGTGGCCGCGTCACCCACTCTCGCGCCATACTTCACCCACTCGGGGCTCACCATCGCGTACGGCATCATCATCTACGGCTTCATCGCCAGCGTGCTGCCGGTGTGGATGCTGCTCTGTCCCCGGGACTATCTCTCCACCTTCATGAAGATCGGCACCATCCTGCTCCTGGCGGCCGGCATCCTCCTCGTGCTCCCGCCCCTCAAGCTTCCCGCGATGACCCGGTTCATCGACGGCACCGGCCCGGTGTTCGCCGGCAAGCTGTTCCCCTTCGCGTTCATCACCATCGCCTGCGGCGCGATCAGCGGCTTCCACGCGCTGGTCTCATCCGGCACCACGCCCAAGATGCTCGTCCGGGAGAGCGACGCCCGCTACATCGGGTACGGCGGGATGCTGATGGAGTCGTTCGTCGCGATCATGGCACTCACCGCGGCCGCCCTGCTCGACCCCGGCATCTATTTCGCCATCAACGCGCCCCTCGCCACGCTGGGTGGCAACGTCCAGTCGGCCGCGGAGGTGATCCGCGGCTGGGGCTTCACCGTCTCGCCGGACCAGATCACCGGGCTCGCCGCCGAAGTGGGCGAGAAGACGCTGCTCGGCCGCTCGGGCGGAGCGCCGTCCCTGGCGGTAGGCATGGCCCAGATCCTGAGCGGCGCGTTCGGCCGCACCCTGATGGCCCTTTGGTACCATTTCGCCATCATGTTCGAGGCGCTCTTCATTCTCACCACGGTCGACACCGGCACCCGGGTGGGTCGTTTCATGTTCCAGGAGCTGGCTGGTCACCTCTGGGCCCCCCTGGGGCGGACCTCCTGGTATCCCGGCAGCATCATGGCATCCGCGATCATCGTCGCCGGTTGGGGATATTTCCTGGTGCAGGGCGTGCTCGATCCGCTGGGCGGGATCAACTCGCTCTGGCCGCTCTTCGGCATCAGCAATCAACTGCTCGCCGCCGTAGCGCTCTGCGTGGGGACCACGGTCCTGATCAAGGGCGGCAAGGCCCGCTACGCCTGGGTCACTCTGATGCCGCTCGCCTGGGTTCTCGCCGTCACGCTCACCGCCGGCTGGCAGAAGGTCTTCGCCGCCGACCCCCGGCTGGGGTTCCTTTCGCAGGCGGCGCTTACCGCCGGACAGGTGGCGGCCGGCACCATCGAGCCCGGCCGCGGGGCGCGGCTGATCTTCAACGCCCGCCTGGACGCCGCCGCCGCCCTGGTGTTCATGGTGGTGACAGTGCTCGTAGTGCTCGCTTCCGCCCGCGAGTGGATCCTGGTGCTCACCAACCGGCGCCCACAGGTCGCCAAGGAATCTCCCTTCGTGGAGACGGCCTATGCGGGCTGA
- a CDS encoding SDR family NAD(P)-dependent oxidoreductase, which yields MPLPSFGFGHRPSWEHESQEARGAVLEEPQPQPIRKGWRGKVAVVTGGATGLGRAIAMEFGKLGCDVAFCFVNMPGRDVSEQALLTETALMAMGVNVLACRCDVRDREAVALFVRSTNERLGGVHFLINNAGIASDGALWRLSEDAWDEVLDTNVTGSFNCIRAVAPIFRGQHFGKIVNVSAHQAKRPGFGVANYATSKAALLGLTRAAAVELGPANVNVNAVAPGFIRTERMAMLPAEVIERAQKSSVLGRVAEPEDVAHVISFLCSDSARHITGQTIVVDGGLSLE from the coding sequence ATGCCATTGCCATCCTTCGGCTTCGGCCATCGGCCCTCGTGGGAGCACGAGTCCCAGGAGGCACGCGGAGCCGTGCTCGAGGAGCCTCAACCGCAGCCGATCCGGAAGGGTTGGCGGGGAAAGGTCGCGGTCGTGACCGGAGGCGCCACCGGGCTCGGTCGCGCCATCGCCATGGAATTCGGCAAGCTCGGCTGCGACGTCGCCTTCTGTTTCGTGAACATGCCCGGGCGCGACGTGAGCGAGCAGGCACTGCTGACCGAGACCGCGCTCATGGCGATGGGCGTGAACGTGCTGGCCTGCCGCTGCGACGTGCGCGACCGCGAGGCGGTCGCGCTGTTCGTGCGCAGCACCAACGAGCGGCTCGGCGGGGTGCACTTCCTCATCAACAACGCTGGAATCGCCAGCGACGGCGCGCTCTGGCGGCTGAGCGAGGACGCCTGGGACGAGGTGCTGGACACCAACGTGACCGGCTCCTTCAACTGCATCCGGGCGGTCGCGCCGATTTTTCGGGGGCAGCACTTCGGCAAGATCGTCAACGTAAGCGCCCACCAGGCGAAGCGCCCCGGCTTCGGGGTGGCCAACTACGCCACCAGCAAGGCCGCGCTGCTCGGGCTCACCCGCGCGGCCGCGGTCGAGCTCGGTCCCGCCAACGTCAACGTGAACGCGGTCGCCCCCGGCTTCATCCGCACCGAGCGGATGGCGATGCTGCCGGCCGAGGTGATCGAGCGCGCCCAGAAGAGCTCGGTCCTCGGCCGGGTGGCCGAGCCGGAAGACGTGGCGCACGTGATCTCCTTCCTGTGCTCGGACTCGGCGCGGCATATCACCGGGCAGACGATCGTGGTGGATGGGGGGTTGTCGCTGGAGTAG
- a CDS encoding isocitrate/isopropylmalate dehydrogenase family protein, which translates to MTYDVTLIAGDGIGPEITAQTVRVLEATGLHFRWDEELAGMAAVQATGTPLPDATVESIRKNSLALKGPLTTPVGTGFRSVNVGLRKEFELFANVRPAKTLIPGGRFENVDIVLVRENLEGLYIGVEHFVQIGDDPRAVGESMAIVTRKGCERIVRYAFEYALKQRRRKVTIVHKANILKMVSGLFLEVGRQIAEEYAGQIEANDMIVDNTAMQLVMRPEQFDVMVTTNMFGDILSDEVSGLVGGLGLAPGANIGTRAAIFEAVHGSAPDIAGKGIANPSAQMLAAAMMLDHLGELDRAERLRRAVTATIVEDQIRTRDLGGTATTGEFGDAVARRVA; encoded by the coding sequence ATGACCTACGACGTCACCCTGATCGCCGGCGACGGCATCGGCCCGGAGATCACCGCCCAGACGGTTCGGGTGCTGGAAGCCACCGGGCTCCACTTCAGGTGGGACGAAGAGCTGGCTGGCATGGCCGCCGTCCAGGCCACCGGCACGCCGCTCCCCGACGCGACGGTCGAGAGCATCCGAAAGAACTCGCTGGCGCTCAAGGGCCCGCTCACCACACCGGTGGGCACCGGATTCCGCTCGGTGAACGTGGGGCTCCGGAAGGAGTTCGAGCTTTTCGCCAACGTGCGGCCGGCCAAGACACTGATTCCGGGCGGCCGGTTCGAGAACGTGGACATCGTGCTGGTGCGGGAGAACCTGGAGGGGCTCTACATCGGGGTCGAGCACTTCGTGCAGATCGGGGACGACCCGCGGGCGGTCGGCGAATCGATGGCCATCGTCACCCGCAAGGGCTGCGAGCGGATCGTGCGCTACGCCTTCGAGTACGCCCTCAAGCAGCGCCGGCGCAAGGTCACCATCGTCCACAAGGCGAACATCCTCAAGATGGTCAGCGGCCTCTTCCTGGAGGTGGGGCGGCAGATCGCCGAGGAGTACGCCGGGCAGATCGAGGCGAACGACATGATCGTCGACAACACCGCGATGCAGCTGGTGATGCGCCCCGAGCAGTTCGATGTCATGGTCACCACCAACATGTTCGGCGACATCCTCAGCGACGAGGTGTCGGGGCTGGTGGGCGGCCTGGGCTTGGCGCCCGGCGCCAACATCGGCACCAGGGCCGCCATCTTCGAGGCGGTGCACGGGAGCGCGCCGGACATCGCGGGGAAGGGAATCGCCAACCCGTCGGCCCAGATGCTCGCGGCTGCGATGATGCTGGACCACCTGGGCGAGTTGGACCGCGCCGAGCGGCTACGCCGGGCCGTGACCGCCACCATCGTGGAGGATCAGATCCGCACCCGTGATCTCGGCGGCACGGCGACCACAGGAGAGTTCGGAGATGCTGTCGCGCGGCGGGTTGCCTGA
- a CDS encoding metallophosphoesterase: MTDPVIAIAHVSDLHFGGYADLAQIEALEDFLPTLGVGATVISGDLSQRARHGEFQAAHAFLQRIRHSMPVLVVPGNHDLEWWKSPLGAFGAAPKYAKYARYFGPLTPVLEIPGAIIAGALSSYGVAFGSLTWNLRDVAVKGHLPASETTRVATILGQAPPGTARILALHHNVLAGGLSRRMGLARWRSAHRRLLATGADVVLCGHDHQEGAGQVEGSLAISTAGTHSFRTRHRRPSVFNLVKIDARAVHIQHYRWEPSGGRFLKSDTYSFARAEAPGLAVSVAGGDQGS, from the coding sequence GTGACCGATCCGGTCATCGCGATCGCGCACGTCTCCGACCTGCATTTCGGGGGCTACGCCGACCTGGCGCAGATCGAGGCGCTGGAAGATTTCCTGCCCACGCTGGGTGTCGGGGCCACCGTCATTTCCGGCGACCTGAGCCAGCGCGCCCGCCATGGCGAGTTTCAGGCGGCCCATGCCTTTCTCCAGCGGATTCGCCATTCGATGCCGGTGCTGGTGGTGCCGGGAAACCATGATCTCGAGTGGTGGAAGAGCCCGCTGGGGGCGTTCGGCGCCGCGCCCAAGTATGCCAAGTACGCCCGCTACTTCGGCCCGCTGACGCCGGTACTGGAGATCCCCGGCGCGATCATCGCCGGCGCACTCAGCAGTTACGGCGTTGCCTTTGGCTCGCTCACCTGGAACCTCCGAGACGTGGCCGTGAAGGGGCACCTCCCCGCCTCGGAGACCACCCGGGTGGCCACCATCCTGGGCCAGGCGCCGCCCGGCACCGCGCGAATCCTGGCCCTGCATCACAACGTGCTGGCGGGCGGGCTCTCCCGGCGGATGGGCCTGGCCCGCTGGCGCTCGGCGCACCGGCGGCTGCTCGCGACCGGCGCCGACGTGGTCCTCTGCGGCCACGATCACCAGGAGGGCGCCGGCCAGGTGGAGGGGAGCCTCGCCATCAGCACCGCCGGCACCCACAGCTTCCGCACCCGCCACCGGCGGCCCTCGGTGTTCAATCTGGTGAAGATCGATGCCCGCGCCGTGCACATCCAGCATTATCGCTGGGAGCCGAGCGGCGGCCGGTTCCTCAAGTCGGATACGTACTCGTTCGCCCGCGCGGAGGCGCCCGGCCTGGCGGTCTCGGTGGCGGGTGGGGATCAGGGATCGTAA
- a CDS encoding SprT-like domain-containing protein produces the protein MDDLLAQRLKQLGLRDVERVLTHTNRTVMVSLTARRVLRLHRGYAAAPDRVLRAIVRFLDPRLRRALRRGAEREFLAFPVEEYAPPPARPPRCDRPQPGDLMLLHRLEQLHGRLNAEYFAGSLSMLPIRVSGRMRTRLGELSVDLPTGRPIEIALSRRHILRHAWPEVEHTMLHEMVHQWQAESGLRVDHGPTFRGKAREVGVLPHAKRAVSPAVDRARIPESSFPQVSSGPVIRSE, from the coding sequence GTGGACGACCTTCTGGCACAACGGCTGAAGCAGCTCGGTCTCCGGGACGTGGAACGGGTGCTGACCCACACCAATCGGACGGTCATGGTGAGCCTGACCGCGCGCCGGGTGCTCCGGCTGCACCGCGGCTACGCCGCCGCCCCGGACCGAGTGCTCCGCGCCATCGTGCGGTTCCTCGATCCCCGGCTTCGCCGCGCGCTCCGGCGTGGCGCGGAGCGCGAATTTCTCGCCTTTCCGGTCGAGGAGTACGCGCCACCGCCGGCTCGGCCACCCCGGTGCGACCGGCCACAGCCGGGTGACCTCATGCTGCTCCACCGTCTCGAGCAGCTCCACGGGCGGCTCAACGCGGAATATTTCGCGGGCTCGCTCTCGATGCTCCCGATTCGGGTGTCGGGACGGATGCGGACCCGGCTGGGCGAGCTCAGCGTGGACCTGCCGACCGGCCGTCCGATCGAGATCGCCTTGAGCCGGCGCCACATCCTGCGGCACGCCTGGCCCGAGGTCGAGCATACCATGCTGCACGAGATGGTGCACCAGTGGCAGGCGGAAAGCGGGCTCCGGGTGGATCACGGTCCGACCTTTCGGGGGAAGGCGCGCGAGGTTGGCGTTTTGCCCCATGCCAAGCGGGCGGTGAGTCCCGCGGTCGACCGGGCCCGGATTCCGGAATCGTCGTTTCCCCAGGTATCTTCCGGGCCTGTCATCCGCTCCGAGTGA
- a CDS encoding acyl-CoA dehydrogenase family protein: MATAAATSQFAGVDFLAFDTLLSEEERAVRDTVRTWVDENLIPVIGEAYVEGRFPKQLIPGMAELGLFGANLPEEFGCAGLNNVAYGLIMQELERGDSGIRSFASVQGGLVMYPIYAFGSDEQKRHWLPLLASGQDIGCFGLTEPDFGSNPSGMITTARETKDGWVLNGTKMWITNGSQATVAIIWAKTGAVDDAKSIRGFIVPTDTKGYAAKDQKGKLSLRASDTSEIHLQDVHLPKDAILPKSGGLKSPLMCLTQARYGIAWGAIGAAMACYDEALRYAGQRVMFDKPIAGTQIQQVRLVEMLTEITKAQFMTLQLGRLKDAGTMTPDQVSLCKRNNVNMACDIAREARRLLGANGILAEYHSMRHMANLESVYTYEGTHDMHSLIVGQAITGLAAF, from the coding sequence ATGGCTACCGCTGCCGCCACATCCCAATTTGCCGGCGTCGATTTTCTCGCCTTCGACACTCTCCTGTCGGAAGAGGAACGGGCGGTCCGCGACACCGTCCGGACCTGGGTGGACGAGAACCTCATTCCCGTCATCGGCGAGGCCTACGTCGAAGGCCGATTCCCCAAGCAGCTCATCCCCGGCATGGCCGAGCTCGGGCTGTTCGGCGCCAACCTGCCGGAGGAGTTCGGCTGCGCGGGGCTCAACAACGTCGCCTATGGTCTGATCATGCAGGAGCTCGAGCGGGGCGACTCCGGGATCCGCTCGTTCGCCTCGGTTCAGGGCGGGCTGGTGATGTACCCGATCTACGCCTTCGGATCGGATGAACAGAAGCGGCATTGGCTGCCGCTGCTGGCGTCGGGGCAGGACATCGGCTGCTTCGGGTTGACCGAACCCGACTTCGGCTCCAATCCGAGTGGCATGATCACGACCGCCCGAGAGACCAAGGACGGCTGGGTGCTCAACGGCACCAAGATGTGGATCACCAACGGTTCTCAGGCCACGGTGGCCATCATCTGGGCCAAGACCGGCGCGGTCGACGACGCCAAGTCCATCCGCGGCTTCATCGTGCCCACCGATACCAAGGGCTACGCTGCCAAGGACCAGAAGGGGAAGCTTTCGCTCCGCGCGAGCGACACCAGCGAGATCCATCTGCAGGACGTCCACCTGCCCAAGGACGCTATCCTGCCCAAGTCGGGCGGCCTCAAGAGCCCGCTCATGTGTCTCACACAGGCGCGGTACGGCATCGCGTGGGGAGCCATCGGCGCCGCCATGGCATGCTACGACGAGGCGCTGCGCTACGCCGGCCAGCGCGTGATGTTCGACAAGCCGATCGCCGGGACCCAGATCCAGCAGGTGCGTCTGGTCGAGATGCTGACCGAGATCACCAAGGCGCAGTTCATGACGCTGCAGCTGGGCCGGCTCAAGGACGCGGGCACGATGACGCCGGACCAAGTGTCGCTCTGCAAGCGCAACAACGTGAACATGGCCTGCGACATCGCCCGGGAGGCGCGGCGGCTGCTCGGCGCCAACGGCATCCTCGCCGAATACCACTCGATGCGCCACATGGCGAACCTCGAATCGGTGTACACCTACGAGGGCACCCACGACATGCACTCGCTCATCGTGGGGCAGGCCATTACCGGGCTGGCCGCCTTCTAG
- a CDS encoding sigma-70 family RNA polymerase sigma factor produces MSSASHPPLPDARPAPAPSDEAQLRCRAWFEDHGTAVYNYFRFHVPLADVAEDLTAETFLKVIRAAERFDPHRGSAKAWILTTARNVLTDWRRRARLRQYVSIGTMHDLVHDAPSPEERLLREEQVGRLLDAVATLDLADRELVGLRYGSGLDTAEMAQLLGLSEGNVRTRLWRVLGRLRKVLAR; encoded by the coding sequence GTGAGCTCCGCTTCGCATCCCCCTCTGCCCGACGCTCGGCCTGCGCCCGCCCCGAGCGACGAGGCGCAGCTCCGCTGTCGAGCATGGTTCGAGGACCATGGCACGGCCGTCTACAACTACTTCCGATTCCACGTCCCGCTTGCCGACGTGGCCGAAGACCTCACTGCTGAGACCTTTCTCAAGGTGATCCGGGCCGCTGAGCGGTTCGATCCTCATCGGGGTTCGGCCAAGGCGTGGATCCTGACCACGGCCCGGAATGTCCTCACCGACTGGCGTCGCCGTGCCCGCCTGCGCCAGTACGTGTCGATCGGCACCATGCACGACCTCGTCCACGATGCGCCGTCGCCGGAGGAGCGCCTGCTCCGCGAGGAGCAGGTCGGGCGGCTGCTCGATGCCGTGGCCACGCTCGACCTGGCCGACCGCGAGCTGGTCGGGCTCCGGTATGGCAGCGGGCTCGATACCGCCGAGATGGCCCAGCTCCTCGGTCTCAGCGAAGGGAACGTGCGGACCCGGCTGTGGCGGGTGCTGGGGCGCCTCCGGAAGGTCCTGGCCCGATGA